DNA from Treponema sp. J25:
CTTTTCTTAATGCAGAATCCCGCCATCCTCTGCGCCGTGACGGGCTCAAAAGGAAAGTCCAGTACCGCGAGTGCCCTTCATTTTTGTTTATCCCGACTTTCCCCCGCCGGGTCGTACCTGGGGGGTAACATTACCGTTTCTCCCCTTACCTTTGTGGATGAGCTTACTCCTTCCCACTACACCGTACTGGAACTTTCAAGCTGGCAATTGGGGGACCTCCGGCCGGCGGGATCCCGTATTCCTGAGCAAGCCCTAAAAGTTCACCCGGCGGGGGGCCTGGACCGCCGGGGCCGCCCCCGGGCGTTGCTCAAGCCACGGGTCAGCATCATTACCACCATTTTGCCGGACCACCTGGACCGCTACGGCACCATGGAAAACTACGTTTCTGACAAACGGCTTATCTACGCAGGTCAGGACGAAGCGGATGCCACGGTGGTCCGCTACGACCAGTGGGGTAAGCAATTTGCCGCCGAAACCCGGGGGCGGCCCCTCCTCCTGCTTCCCCGCGGTGCGGAATCCCCTGAAAAAATAGGTGCTTCTATTCTCAAAAAGAACGAAAGTTCCGCATCGCCGTTTCCTGAAGTAGGGACCTCGTCGTTCCTGTATGGCTATCTTCCGGACCCGGAAGGGCCAGGTTTTGTGGTAAGCCCCGAGGGGCACGAAATAGAAGTAGTACCGGCAACCCTTAAGGTGGTAGGGAATCACCAGAAGGAAAACCTCCTCATGGTAGCCCTGGGCCTCCTGGACATGGGATTTTCGCCCGAGGCGATTTACCAGGCCCTTAGAGATTTCCCCGGCATTGAACATCGACTTGAATTTTTCCATGAGGCCGGGGGGGTTCGATTTTATAACGATACGGCGGCCACTATCCCCGAAGCGGCGGCGGCGGCTATCCGGGCTTTTCCCGCCCCTCCCATCGTCCTTACCGGGGGCACCGACAAGGCCCTGGATTTTACTCCCCTGGCCCAGGCCTGTGGTGAAGCAAAGGCGGTGTTCCTCTTAGAAGGGACGGGAACAACCAAACTCCGGGCACTTCTGGACAGTGCCGGAATTCCCTACCGAGGCCCCTACGACAACCTTGATCGGGCGGTGGAAGCTATTCTGAGCATTGCCCAGCGGGGCGATTCGGTGGTCCTCTCCCCCGGCTGCGCCAGTTTTGGAATGTTCCTGAATGAGTTTGACCGGGGCCGCCGCTGGAAAGAAACGGTGCGGCGCCTGGCCCATTAAATGTCTGGCCCATTAAAAGGGGCACCCTTGTGGGAAAGGGCCTTAAAAAAGCGCCGCCCATACTCCCTATCAGCACCCCAAAGAAAGGATAGAAAATCGTGGACCTGGAACTGCTTAAAGAACGACACCGTATCATAAAAGGGGTAC
Protein-coding regions in this window:
- the murD gene encoding UDP-N-acetylmuramoyl-L-alanine--D-glutamate ligase, which codes for MSDQLFSGLKVTVMGLGLNGGGLEAARYLAKKGAIVTVTDLRDEKTLAPSIEQLKDLPVRYVLGRHEMEDFSRADMVIKNPAVKPDSPYLAAARRIETDISLFLMQNPAILCAVTGSKGKSSTASALHFCLSRLSPAGSYLGGNITVSPLTFVDELTPSHYTVLELSSWQLGDLRPAGSRIPEQALKVHPAGGLDRRGRPRALLKPRVSIITTILPDHLDRYGTMENYVSDKRLIYAGQDEADATVVRYDQWGKQFAAETRGRPLLLLPRGAESPEKIGASILKKNESSASPFPEVGTSSFLYGYLPDPEGPGFVVSPEGHEIEVVPATLKVVGNHQKENLLMVALGLLDMGFSPEAIYQALRDFPGIEHRLEFFHEAGGVRFYNDTAATIPEAAAAAIRAFPAPPIVLTGGTDKALDFTPLAQACGEAKAVFLLEGTGTTKLRALLDSAGIPYRGPYDNLDRAVEAILSIAQRGDSVVLSPGCASFGMFLNEFDRGRRWKETVRRLAH